The Coleofasciculaceae cyanobacterium genomic interval TAATTACGATTCGGCAAGCGCAAGTCTTGCTTTAGCTTCAAGTATTTGTTCTTCTTCTTTGACAAACATTTTTTGAATTAGCCAACTAAAAACAGGAATAATGAATACGGGGGTTAGACTTCCCAAAAAGAGCCATAAGCCAATCAAAACAGTTATCTATCATACCCAAATAAATCGGATTTATACTATAGTTGAAGATTCCTTCTCTAATTAAATAACTCGATTCTTGAAAAAGTTTAATAGCGTATTGTTTTGACGAAATAAATAGACACAAAACAAAAACATCATTATTCCAAGCGCGATCTCCCCTATGCCTAAATAAGTAATTGGCGGAAAAAATAGCTGTTTAACTGGTAGCCAGAAATGCAATCCTACCATCAAGATCATTGATAGTAGAAACCAAGCAGGAGGCAAAACTTTTTGCAAATTCATTTTCCTAATTTTCCTTCCAATGATACCTGTTCTTATATTAAATCTGACCAAACGGCTGTCCCCATCGTCGCCAATTCTCTTTGTTAAATGGTGACTGCCAACGTAGTAATTAACTCTCGCTTCAGCTTTAATCGACTCGTGCGATTGCGCGATACCACAAGGGTACAATGTGCGAAGCGAGTCCTTTAGGGAAGCTAGCTGAAAGCATCGCTTCGGAGCCATTTTTAAAATATCGAACACGAAAATACTCGAACCTATCCTACACATGACAAAGATTGAATATTTGTCTTTAGCTATTATGATGCAATCTTAGAACTAGCTAAATCGATCAATTCCGGTAACTTTTCTGCTCCAATATATTCAATTATTTCCGACAAATCTTCATTTGTAATCGTTCCTTGAGAAAAAATTCCCGCACGCCAATGGTTTATATTATCCCAGGTATTGCTATCAAACTGAGTGGCGTTTGCTTCTACGTATTGTTGAAGTTCCTGAGTATAACGCAAAGACGAAGTTTGACTAGTTTCGGTTTGGAGAACGAGAATATATGTTTGTTAAACTAAGCCACCTTGTCACCAAGGCGACTCGTCTTCAAAACCGTGCATGACAGTTTCCCGTCACACGGCTCCTCTCTAATTAGGCACTTGTTATGTGTACCTTCAGACCATAGTGGGTAAGTCTTCGTTCCAAATCCAGTTCCCATCGTAAAATGCTCCCTGAATTAATTTATAGAACGTTTCCCAACCTTGGCGATTTTTATAGCGTCTTATTGCTTTTAAATCTTCTTTGGTCTTGGCATCGTGACAGTGTATATGTAATGCCTGAAGATTTTCGGTTATGTTCTTGCCTCCAGCTTTGAGGGCAAGTTTATGGTCGATTTCGATGTTATCTTCAGATTTGAAAGTAAGTCCACACTGATTACATCTTCCTTTTTGTTTTTTCAGCAATCTAGCTATCGCGGGTCTGAGTTCTGGGTGTTTACCCATTCTTTCCCCCCAGTAGATTGAGTTGCCGTCATACGGACTAGATTCACCTTTGACTTTTGTGTGTCGGAAAATATTTGTATCTGTGTGTTTTGGAAGAGTAAATAATCTTTCTTCTTTTTTACACCCAAATACCCATTTATCCTTTCCTAAAGTCATCCAGTATTTCTTAACAGTCCATTTCTTGCCTTTATTGGAATGTCTACGAAATCCCCATCTTAGTAGTTTTTTGACCAACAGGTGACTGAGACTCTTATAAGTCTCTTTGCTGCATACCGCTCTGTAGTAGTTACACCATCCTCTGATGATGGGAGCTAGTTTAGCTATCATCACTTGCTGTTGAGCAGCTTTATGTTGGTCTACTATTTCAGATAATTTACGGTAATGTTCATTAACTTTTTCTTTTGATGGTTTAATAATCGTTTTGAATCCCAGGATTTTGCCGTGACGATTTTTCCCTGATTGGTATTTTCCCAAAGGGTATTGTCGGATATTGAATCCTAAGAAATTAAACCCTGGTTTGCTTCCTTCATGTTCTGAAAGAGTGTGTGATATTTTGGTTTTTTCTTGGTTGAGTTCTAATCCGATGTTTTTTAGCCATTCTTCTATGATTCCTTTACAAGTTTTTATTACGTTCAGGTCTTTATGTAGTATTAAGAAGTCATCTGCATACCTTATAAGGGATATGGATTTTATATTCCTCCTTTTTTCACCTTTCCAGGTGGCAGCGTATTCTTTTACCACATTTTCCATTCCGTGTAGAGCGATATTGGCTAGTAGTGGGCTTATAACTCCACCTTGTGGACTCCCTTCTGTGGGAAATATAGTCTTCCCTTCATCGAGAACTCCTGCTTTAAGCCATGCTCTAATTTGTTTCCTTGCTTTGGGGAAGGTATTAATCTTCTCAAGAAGTTTGACGGGGTTTATGCGGTCGAAGCATTTACTAATGTCGGCATCTAGTACAAATTTAGATTGGTATCTAATTTGATTTAATATGCTGGCTATTGCGTCATGGCAGCTCCTTCCTGGTCTAAAACCGTATGAGTTAGATTCAAAACGGGCTTCCCATTCTGGTTCTAATGCTGCTTTTACTAACGCTTGTAATGCTCTGTCTTTCATCGTAGGTATGCCAAGAGGTCGTCTTTTTCCATCTGCTTTTGGTATCCATACTCTGCGAACAGATTTGGATTTTCCTTCTAGCTTCAGGTTTTCAACTAAGACATATCTTTGTTTGGGAGTGAGTGACTTAATGCCATCTACTCCAGCCGTTTTTTTGCCCTTATTATCTTGGCTTACCCTTCTGACCGCTACCAATTTGGCGTTGTATGAATTTAAGAGGGTTTTTTGTAATCTACGTAGCTTTCGTACATTGTCAGTTTTGCTGGCTTGGTAAATTCGCTTCTGGAGCTTATAAACTGATAGCTCAACTTTACGCCAATCTATCGCGTTCGATGCCACAGTATTCAATTTTGAATCTGTCTTAGCCATATATACTCCTACTTGTTCTTTTACCTTCCTAATTACAGTCAGCACGTGGGCATATCCCTGGCATTACACCATCTGTCGCCAGCATTACTCGTTTTCGAGTTAGGGCATTAGCTTTTTGCTGAATCCTACTCCCCCTATAACCTCCTAAAGTTAGGAGAGGTTAAATCTTGGTTGACTTCTCGGTAATTTCGACCATTACTGAGTGTCATAGGAGGGTTTTCCCGTTCCAAATATTCCGTTGGTATGTTTCTTTAGGATGTGTCTGTACACCGCCTACTTGTTGGTATCGTCCTTTGTCAATTGCATACAAAGGAAACAATGCTTAGGTTTGCTTTTTAGCACAGGGCGAATGCCCAGATCGTCGTCTAACGACGACTGGCGACGCTA includes:
- the ltrA gene encoding group II intron reverse transcriptase/maturase, which codes for MAKTDSKLNTVASNAIDWRKVELSVYKLQKRIYQASKTDNVRKLRRLQKTLLNSYNAKLVAVRRVSQDNKGKKTAGVDGIKSLTPKQRYVLVENLKLEGKSKSVRRVWIPKADGKRRPLGIPTMKDRALQALVKAALEPEWEARFESNSYGFRPGRSCHDAIASILNQIRYQSKFVLDADISKCFDRINPVKLLEKINTFPKARKQIRAWLKAGVLDEGKTIFPTEGSPQGGVISPLLANIALHGMENVVKEYAATWKGEKRRNIKSISLIRYADDFLILHKDLNVIKTCKGIIEEWLKNIGLELNQEKTKISHTLSEHEGSKPGFNFLGFNIRQYPLGKYQSGKNRHGKILGFKTIIKPSKEKVNEHYRKLSEIVDQHKAAQQQVMIAKLAPIIRGWCNYYRAVCSKETYKSLSHLLVKKLLRWGFRRHSNKGKKWTVKKYWMTLGKDKWVFGCKKEERLFTLPKHTDTNIFRHTKVKGESSPYDGNSIYWGERMGKHPELRPAIARLLKKQKGRCNQCGLTFKSEDNIEIDHKLALKAGGKNITENLQALHIHCHDAKTKEDLKAIRRYKNRQGWETFYKLIQGAFYDGNWIWNEDLPTMV